In the Candidatus Zixiibacteriota bacterium genome, one interval contains:
- a CDS encoding glycine zipper 2TM domain-containing protein — translation MTTRTPLHTGKIILLILGIFVLFLTVGFITGGCSSDKDKAKETEEESGLPADYGEKALLDTTTTAAEKPAEKPAIAEQKPAQKPVVKEESKAVAPPKPQVVRTTVLPANTALHIALLNQVSTGESKIGDKVRAAIKGPAEQGESLPIPEGSLLEGVVADLNDGKAEDAKAYIKLKFTSLILPGEGPIPLEGYIVTKDGSGVIHPGEQATSIARDAGIGAVAGGVIGGVTGGKTKDAVKGAAVGAVAGGVLGAVLHKDQVTLKEGREFDVMVVAPAVKETTK, via the coding sequence ATGACCACCCGCACCCCGCTTCATACCGGGAAAATTATCCTCTTAATTCTGGGAATCTTTGTCCTTTTCCTGACCGTCGGTTTCATCACCGGCGGCTGCAGTTCCGATAAAGACAAAGCCAAAGAAACCGAAGAGGAGTCCGGTCTTCCCGCCGACTATGGCGAGAAAGCGTTATTAGACACGACCACCACTGCCGCCGAAAAACCGGCGGAAAAACCGGCTATCGCCGAGCAGAAACCGGCGCAAAAACCGGTGGTAAAAGAAGAGTCTAAAGCAGTGGCTCCGCCGAAACCGCAAGTTGTCAGAACCACCGTTCTGCCCGCCAATACCGCTTTGCATATCGCCCTGCTCAACCAGGTCTCAACCGGCGAAAGCAAAATCGGTGACAAGGTTCGCGCCGCTATCAAAGGTCCTGCCGAACAGGGCGAGAGCCTGCCGATACCGGAAGGGAGTTTGCTTGAAGGAGTTGTGGCTGACCTTAATGACGGCAAAGCCGAAGACGCCAAGGCATATATCAAATTGAAATTCACCAGCCTGATTCTTCCGGGGGAGGGTCCTATCCCGCTGGAAGGGTATATCGTTACTAAAGACGGCAGCGGTGTGATTCATCCCGGCGAGCAGGCGACAAGTATCGCCCGTGATGCCGGCATCGGCGCCGTCGCCGGCGGCGTCATCGGAGGCGTGACCGGCGGCAAGACCAAAGATGCCGTTAAGGGCGCGGCCGTGGGCGCAGTTGCCGGTGGCGTCCTGGGCGCTGTTCTTCATAAAGACCAGGTGACTCTTAAAGAAGGCAGGGAATTCGATGTCATGGTGGTGGCGCCCGCCGTCAAAGAGACCACCAAGTAA
- the dnaX gene encoding DNA polymerase III subunit gamma/tau, producing the protein MSYQVLARKYRPQQFDDIVAQEHVTRTLKNAVSTQRLSSGYLFSGPRGTGKTTTARILAKALNCINGPTPTPCDKCPSCLEIISGSSLDVLEIDAASNTGVDDIRSLRENVRYLPTSGKKRVYIIDEVHRLSGSAFDALLKTLEEPPPHVVFIFATTEPFKVPETIRSRTQRYEFRRVNVAELAAHIKRVAAAEKIEIEEEAVYILARKADGAVRDSLSLLDQLSAFAGEKITPRHVIEALGLVDRQFYLKYIDAVAAKDCPASLAVVKELIDAGVEIPEFNQGLIEHLRALLILQNAREPQKILEMSDSEISDYQKQADYFSTGDLLRMIKIITDLSQDLRSGLDQRLLLETATLRLACLESTVLFEDIIAHLSEPSEGFSGDSETDLFGLPRKPGLMETTPSSSGDKSDLFADRGGATEEIPGGAPVKALNLPMVQTNWTRFIEHLKKESPMLSALLAMAEIKEVKDNVITAVFHNAGGTSKQVVEKPQYVQTITSSLRDFFKTNLKIKFDVDMAKKAPVTITRSAPEPEKIDTEKLLAEDEKLRNLVERIDGEIIGKKKAEE; encoded by the coding sequence ATGTCATACCAGGTACTGGCGAGAAAATACAGGCCGCAGCAGTTTGACGATATTGTGGCGCAGGAGCATGTCACCAGAACGCTGAAGAATGCCGTCAGTACGCAGAGGCTGTCATCAGGGTATCTCTTTTCCGGCCCGCGGGGAACCGGCAAAACCACCACGGCGAGAATTCTCGCCAAAGCGCTTAACTGCATCAATGGTCCCACCCCCACCCCCTGCGACAAATGTCCCTCCTGTCTTGAGATTATCTCCGGTTCTTCTCTGGATGTTTTGGAAATTGATGCCGCCTCCAATACCGGTGTTGATGATATCCGCTCCTTGCGGGAGAATGTGCGATATCTCCCTACCTCCGGTAAAAAACGGGTCTATATCATAGATGAGGTTCATCGTCTATCCGGCTCGGCATTTGATGCCCTTTTAAAAACTCTGGAGGAGCCGCCCCCGCATGTCGTTTTCATTTTTGCCACCACCGAACCGTTCAAAGTTCCGGAAACGATTCGCTCCCGAACGCAGCGGTATGAATTCCGGCGGGTGAATGTCGCCGAGCTGGCGGCGCATATCAAGAGAGTGGCGGCGGCGGAGAAGATAGAGATTGAGGAAGAAGCGGTATATATTTTGGCGCGGAAGGCGGATGGAGCGGTGCGGGATTCCTTATCGCTTCTGGACCAGCTGTCGGCATTTGCCGGCGAGAAGATTACCCCGCGGCATGTAATAGAAGCGCTGGGACTGGTGGACCGTCAGTTTTATCTCAAATATATCGATGCCGTGGCGGCGAAAGACTGCCCCGCAAGTCTGGCAGTAGTCAAGGAGTTGATTGATGCGGGAGTGGAGATTCCGGAGTTCAATCAGGGGTTGATTGAGCATTTGCGAGCCTTGCTTATATTGCAGAACGCCCGCGAGCCGCAAAAGATTCTGGAGATGTCCGACTCTGAAATCAGCGATTACCAGAAGCAGGCCGATTATTTTTCAACCGGCGACCTGCTGCGTATGATTAAGATTATAACTGACCTGAGTCAGGACTTAAGAAGCGGTCTGGACCAGCGATTGCTTCTGGAGACGGCAACTCTGCGGCTGGCATGTCTCGAATCGACCGTCTTATTTGAAGATATCATAGCCCATCTGTCGGAACCGTCCGAAGGTTTCTCCGGGGACTCCGAAACCGACCTCTTTGGTCTGCCCAGGAAGCCGGGATTGATGGAGACAACGCCCTCATCATCGGGCGACAAAAGCGACCTGTTTGCCGACCGCGGTGGAGCGACCGAAGAGATTCCGGGCGGCGCGCCGGTTAAGGCGCTAAATCTTCCCATGGTGCAGACCAACTGGACACGGTTCATTGAGCATCTTAAAAAGGAGAGCCCCATGCTCTCGGCGCTTCTGGCGATGGCGGAAATAAAAGAAGTGAAAGATAATGTTATCACGGCCGTTTTCCATAACGCCGGTGGAACGAGCAAGCAGGTGGTGGAAAAACCGCAGTATGTCCAGACCATTACCTCCTCCCTGCGGGATTTTTTCAAGACCAACTTGAAAATAAAATTTGACGTTGATATGGCAAAAAAGGCGCCGGTTACGATTACCCGCAGCGCCCCCGAGCCGGAAAAGATTGATACCGAGAAACTTCTTGCCGAGGATGAGAAACTTCGGAACCTGGTGGAGCGTATCGACGGCGAGATTATCGGGAAGAAGAAGGCGGAGGAATGA
- a CDS encoding YbaB/EbfC family nucleoid-associated protein yields MAKGGLGDMMKQFQKMQAKMEEMQAKLEQTRVEGTSGGGMVKVVANGKQDILEIKIDPEVVNPEDVEMLQDLIVAAVNQARQKAAELQASQMEELTGGLNIPGLNLPF; encoded by the coding sequence ATGGCTAAAGGCGGACTTGGCGATATGATGAAACAGTTCCAGAAGATGCAGGCTAAGATGGAAGAGATGCAGGCGAAACTGGAGCAAACCCGGGTGGAGGGGACCTCCGGCGGCGGGATGGTCAAAGTTGTCGCCAACGGCAAGCAGGATATCCTCGAAATCAAAATCGACCCGGAAGTGGTGAATCCGGAAGATGTAGAGATGCTTCAGGATTTAATCGTGGCGGCGGTCAACCAGGCGCGTCAGAAAGCGGCGGAACTGCAGGCGTCGCAGATGGAAGAACTGACCGGCGGGTTGAATATTCCGGGATTAAATCTTCCTTTTTGA
- the recR gene encoding recombination mediator RecR, whose translation MFKSSESIEKLISNLARLPGIGRKSAGRLAFHLLKVSKEEALELAEAIRDVKEKVGFCSICNNISEVDPCYICSDPGRRRDIICVVEEASDLLALDKAEGFKGLYHVLGGRISPLDGIGPDELKIEELLVRINDEVKEVIVATNPNVEGEATALHLAKLLKPLGIKITRIARGLPVGGDLEYADGMTISRALEGRQEI comes from the coding sequence ATGTTCAAGTCGTCGGAGTCGATAGAAAAATTAATCAGCAACCTGGCGCGTCTTCCCGGTATCGGGCGAAAATCGGCCGGTCGGCTGGCCTTTCATCTTTTGAAGGTATCTAAAGAGGAAGCGCTGGAGCTGGCTGAGGCGATTCGCGATGTAAAAGAAAAGGTCGGCTTCTGCTCCATCTGCAACAACATATCGGAAGTGGACCCCTGTTATATCTGCAGCGACCCCGGTCGGCGGCGCGATATCATCTGCGTGGTAGAGGAGGCATCAGACCTCCTGGCGCTGGATAAGGCGGAAGGCTTTAAAGGGCTGTACCATGTTTTGGGAGGGAGAATTTCTCCGCTGGATGGAATAGGACCGGATGAATTAAAAATAGAGGAACTTCTTGTCCGCATAAATGACGAGGTAAAAGAAGTGATAGTCGCGACCAATCCCAACGTAGAGGGGGAGGCGACGGCGCTTCATCTGGCGAAACTTCTCAAACCACTGGGCATAAAAATCACCCGAATCGCGCGGGGGCTTCCGGTCGGCGGCGATCTGGAATATGCCGATGGCATGACGATTTCGCGGGCGCTGGAAGGACGCCAGGAAATCTAA
- a CDS encoding PorV/PorQ family protein, whose amino-acid sequence MKKIILIILAASVLTGNILADDFTKAGTAGAQFLKIGVGARYHGMGEASVAAANDVYSMYWNPAGLTHIFDNELAFTYVNYLTDISLNYIAYARRYENLGVFGASVTSLSMDDQIITTVEEPEGTGYSYGASSFALQLSFARELTARFSFGASFKYVQEKIYRESAHGYAFDFGTLLYTGYRSLRIGMNISNMGPEMKFDGPDLDVYYDPDQSNPNQDPVNSRLKVDPYDLPLAFRVGMAYDWDFGENSKLVLAAEAKHPNDNTQQGSIGAEYNAFGRYFLRAGYKINYEEEGLGLGGGFRANITSGTELSLDYAWVDFGRLESVHRFSAAIVF is encoded by the coding sequence ATGAAGAAAATAATCTTGATAATATTGGCCGCATCGGTGCTGACCGGAAATATCCTTGCCGACGATTTCACCAAAGCCGGGACGGCCGGAGCGCAGTTCCTTAAAATTGGCGTCGGCGCCCGGTATCACGGTATGGGGGAGGCCTCGGTGGCAGCCGCCAATGATGTCTACTCCATGTACTGGAATCCGGCCGGGTTGACCCATATCTTCGACAATGAGCTGGCTTTTACCTATGTCAATTATCTCACGGATATCAGTCTCAACTATATCGCCTATGCCCGCCGTTACGAAAATCTCGGAGTCTTCGGCGCCTCGGTCACTTCACTTTCCATGGATGACCAGATAATTACCACGGTGGAAGAACCCGAAGGCACCGGCTATTCCTACGGCGCATCTTCCTTCGCCTTGCAGTTGAGCTTTGCCCGCGAGCTGACCGCCCGCTTCTCTTTCGGCGCCAGCTTCAAATATGTCCAGGAGAAAATCTATCGGGAAAGCGCTCACGGCTATGCCTTCGATTTCGGAACTCTCCTGTACACCGGTTACCGTTCCCTTCGCATCGGTATGAATATCAGTAATATGGGTCCGGAAATGAAATTCGACGGTCCCGACCTGGATGTCTATTATGACCCGGACCAATCTAATCCGAACCAGGATCCGGTGAACAGCCGTCTTAAAGTCGACCCTTATGACCTTCCTCTCGCTTTCCGGGTCGGTATGGCATACGACTGGGACTTTGGCGAAAATTCCAAGCTGGTACTGGCGGCCGAAGCGAAACATCCCAATGATAACACCCAGCAGGGGTCAATCGGAGCCGAATATAACGCCTTCGGGAGATATTTCCTGCGCGCCGGATACAAAATCAACTATGAAGAAGAAGGGCTTGGTCTGGGGGGAGGATTCCGCGCCAATATCACCAGCGGCACCGAGCTTTCCCTTGATTATGCCTGGGTTGACTTTGGCAGGCTGGAATCAGTTCATCGGTTTTCTGCCGCCATTGTCTTCTAA
- a CDS encoding TonB-dependent receptor, with translation MNISKVSFHITVALILLIALPLALWAGTTGKIAGVVENKVTGEPIPGATIRVLGTEIATQTDSDGEYFIINLPAGTYELAVSIIGFQGIQKENVRVLIDLTTPVDFEVEQVEIPLARQVKVYAERAPIQKDLTSTRSTLTSDRMSFIPNSITVQNILANMAGTVVDRNNNLHVRGGRAGQISYYYDGFSVQDPFVGRSGIRIMPDALEEINLTSGGFPAEYGEALSGVVNAVTKEGAQDFTGKVRFYDGYSTPFNIEKASFDNFQRTKNSAAGYDLSGPIPFLEKERATFFIAGEYIHDGGYLPHNKTKEVVQSGKFNIQPSPDLKLTATGSYHRKWEELYTHRDVNDRSYDFNLDGLGIARSEAYLWGLKGNYNLSQRNILAFSYSHFHTESKQAPQHLFDTYWNQWPGYSEDSNGVYNGTIHEDNYQLSQDYFWTGFTSGDDFNPTYRMRSTTYDAISANLTSQFNKYNQIRFGGEYRVYNIFWDFKQFFNIEPYGEKYDESPKYSMLYLQDKLELKDLIINAGLRWDYLNSEVDYWPNVLDTANNPRVRSKSQSQLSPRLGVSHPISDNSIIRFNYGYFFQAPNYTTMYTNLQANLNSGYPLVGNPALKAEKTVAYELGLSHMLSPDIRVDVTTYYKDIKDLISTEEIGLYGTTPVTQFINEDFGSVKGVDITLEKISRGNLSGSLVYSYMIAKGNLSSAYDGYYDYVTDPENPVKPVKEFPLAFDQRHTMTLSVDYRVPRDWQGRLFGMTLPGAWGINMVGHYGSGLPYTVTDQSGRQEKDRLNEGRLPANYSVDMRFNKDVYLGQKNLFFSFFVEVENLFNRRNIINVYTNTGRPDDDGRIYDLTSDPDGSGPYTAEDVNRYYRLMAKDPQNYSAPRIVRMGLEFNF, from the coding sequence TTGAATATAAGTAAAGTTTCCTTTCATATAACGGTCGCATTAATTCTGTTAATAGCGCTTCCCTTGGCGCTATGGGCCGGGACTACCGGCAAGATTGCCGGCGTAGTCGAAAATAAAGTAACCGGAGAGCCGATTCCGGGCGCCACAATTCGCGTTCTGGGAACCGAAATCGCAACTCAGACTGACAGCGACGGCGAATATTTCATAATCAATCTTCCCGCCGGAACCTACGAATTGGCGGTCTCCATTATAGGGTTTCAGGGGATTCAAAAGGAAAATGTCCGCGTCCTGATTGACCTGACCACCCCGGTTGACTTCGAAGTGGAGCAGGTGGAAATCCCGCTGGCGCGCCAGGTCAAAGTTTATGCCGAGCGGGCCCCGATTCAGAAAGACCTTACTTCCACTCGTTCCACGTTGACGTCGGACCGAATGAGTTTTATCCCCAATTCCATTACGGTGCAAAACATATTGGCTAATATGGCCGGCACCGTGGTTGACCGGAATAACAACCTGCATGTGCGCGGCGGACGAGCCGGACAGATTTCATACTATTATGACGGTTTCTCGGTGCAGGATCCCTTTGTGGGACGCTCCGGAATCCGCATCATGCCGGACGCTCTGGAAGAAATTAACCTGACCTCCGGCGGATTCCCCGCGGAATACGGCGAGGCTCTTTCCGGTGTAGTCAACGCCGTGACCAAAGAAGGCGCCCAAGACTTTACCGGCAAGGTGCGTTTCTATGACGGCTACTCGACTCCTTTCAATATCGAAAAGGCGTCCTTTGATAATTTCCAGCGCACCAAGAACTCGGCGGCAGGATATGACCTTTCCGGTCCTATACCGTTCCTGGAAAAAGAGCGCGCCACGTTCTTTATAGCCGGCGAGTATATTCATGACGGCGGCTACTTGCCTCATAATAAAACCAAAGAGGTGGTACAGTCCGGGAAGTTTAATATCCAGCCTTCGCCCGATTTGAAACTCACCGCCACTGGCAGTTATCATCGGAAATGGGAAGAGCTCTATACCCATCGGGATGTCAATGACCGCTCCTATGATTTCAATCTCGATGGGCTCGGTATTGCCCGCTCCGAGGCTTATCTCTGGGGTCTCAAAGGAAATTATAACCTCAGCCAACGCAATATACTGGCGTTCTCCTACAGCCATTTCCATACCGAAAGCAAGCAGGCGCCCCAGCATCTGTTCGATACTTACTGGAACCAGTGGCCCGGTTATTCCGAAGACTCCAACGGCGTTTATAACGGCACCATTCATGAAGACAACTACCAGCTTTCGCAGGATTATTTCTGGACCGGTTTTACTTCCGGCGATGATTTCAATCCGACCTATCGGATGCGCTCGACCACCTATGATGCCATCTCGGCTAATCTGACCAGCCAGTTCAACAAGTACAACCAGATACGGTTCGGCGGCGAATACCGCGTCTATAATATCTTCTGGGATTTCAAGCAATTTTTCAATATTGAGCCGTACGGCGAGAAATATGATGAGTCTCCCAAATACTCCATGCTGTACCTGCAGGACAAGCTGGAACTGAAAGACCTCATTATTAATGCCGGATTGCGCTGGGATTATCTCAATTCCGAGGTCGATTATTGGCCCAATGTCCTTGACACGGCCAATAACCCGCGGGTCCGTTCCAAATCACAGTCACAACTGTCGCCGCGGCTGGGCGTATCGCACCCGATTTCCGACAATTCGATTATCCGCTTCAACTACGGCTACTTCTTTCAGGCGCCCAATTACACTACCATGTACACCAACTTGCAGGCTAATCTGAACAGCGGCTACCCGCTGGTCGGGAATCCGGCGCTGAAAGCGGAAAAGACGGTCGCTTACGAACTTGGTCTGAGTCATATGTTAAGCCCCGATATTCGCGTTGACGTTACCACCTATTATAAGGATATCAAAGACCTGATTTCGACCGAAGAGATTGGCCTTTACGGCACCACCCCGGTGACGCAATTCATAAATGAAGATTTCGGGTCGGTCAAAGGTGTTGATATCACGCTGGAAAAAATCTCCCGCGGGAATCTCTCCGGCTCGCTGGTTTACAGTTATATGATTGCCAAAGGGAATCTCTCCTCCGCCTATGACGGATATTATGACTATGTGACCGACCCGGAAAATCCGGTCAAGCCGGTAAAAGAGTTCCCGCTGGCTTTCGACCAGCGCCATACCATGACCCTCTCGGTCGATTACCGCGTGCCGCGCGACTGGCAGGGAAGACTTTTTGGCATGACTCTGCCCGGCGCCTGGGGTATCAATATGGTCGGACATTATGGTTCCGGATTGCCGTACACCGTAACCGACCAGAGCGGACGCCAGGAAAAGGACCGTCTCAACGAAGGAAGACTTCCGGCCAACTACTCTGTCGATATGAGATTCAACAAGGATGTCTATCTGGGGCAGAAAAATCTATTTTTCTCTTTCTTCGTCGAAGTGGAGAATCTGTTCAATCGACGCAACATAATCAATGTTTACACCAATACCGGCCGTCCTGATGATGACGGTCGCATATATGACCTGACGTCCGACCCGGACGGCTCGGGTCCATATACGGCTGAAGATGTCAATAGATATTACCGCCTGATGGCAAAAGACCCTCAGAATTATTCGGCTCCGCGCATAGTCCGAATGGGCCTGGAGTTCAATTTCTAA